One Microlunatus soli genomic window carries:
- the ahcY gene encoding adenosylhomocysteinase has protein sequence MCAMHVAAADIMIKDPALADQGRSKIDFAATRMPVLETIRQDFAARRPLDGLRIAGCLHITTETANLCRTLVAGGAEVSVCASNPLSTKDDVAAAIHRDFGAAVYAIHGCDRDTFYRQVEGALSHAPQVIVDDGADLTATIHRERTDLLEGIIGGTEVTSTGVHRMRSMERDGTLGYPVVPLNDALTKHLFDNRYGTGQNTVDGILRAAHVLFAGSVLVVAGYGWCGRGIATRASGMGARVIVVEVDPIKALEAVLDGYDVMPMGEAARHGDIFVTATGNRDVITIDHLMIMKTGAIVCNSGHFDIEIDVAGLKAQATAARPVRPDAVEYTLPSGSTVILLADGRLVGQSAAEASPPDVMDLSFSTQALLIEYLAANAARLTPAVHPVPRSIEDQVAEQKLRSMGHLIEGLSEAQHAYLNSWQTGT, from the coding sequence ATGTGCGCGATGCACGTCGCCGCCGCAGACATCATGATCAAAGACCCAGCACTCGCCGACCAAGGCCGCAGCAAGATCGACTTCGCCGCTACCCGAATGCCGGTTCTGGAGACCATCCGTCAGGATTTTGCCGCCCGCCGACCGCTGGACGGACTTCGGATCGCCGGCTGCCTGCACATCACCACCGAGACAGCCAACCTCTGTCGTACCCTGGTCGCCGGTGGTGCCGAGGTGTCGGTCTGCGCCTCCAATCCGCTGTCCACCAAGGACGATGTGGCCGCCGCCATCCATCGCGACTTCGGTGCGGCCGTGTACGCGATCCACGGCTGTGACCGGGACACGTTCTACCGTCAGGTCGAGGGCGCCCTGTCGCACGCTCCGCAGGTCATCGTCGACGACGGCGCCGACCTGACCGCGACGATCCACCGGGAACGCACCGACCTCCTCGAGGGGATCATCGGCGGTACCGAAGTCACCAGCACCGGGGTCCATCGGATGCGCAGCATGGAACGTGACGGCACCCTGGGTTACCCGGTCGTCCCACTCAATGACGCGCTCACCAAACACCTCTTCGACAACCGCTACGGCACCGGTCAGAACACCGTCGACGGCATCCTCCGGGCAGCCCACGTGCTGTTCGCCGGCTCGGTGCTGGTGGTAGCCGGTTACGGCTGGTGCGGCCGCGGCATCGCAACGCGTGCCTCCGGCATGGGCGCCCGGGTGATCGTTGTCGAGGTCGACCCGATCAAGGCGTTGGAAGCGGTGCTGGACGGCTACGACGTGATGCCGATGGGTGAGGCCGCACGACACGGCGACATCTTCGTCACTGCCACCGGCAACCGGGACGTGATCACCATCGATCACCTGATGATCATGAAGACCGGCGCCATCGTCTGCAACTCCGGACACTTCGACATCGAGATCGACGTGGCCGGTCTGAAGGCTCAGGCCACCGCAGCCCGCCCGGTCCGGCCGGACGCGGTCGAGTACACCCTGCCCAGCGGCAGCACCGTCATCCTGCTTGCTGACGGACGCCTCGTCGGGCAGAGCGCAGCCGAGGCATCACCACCCGACGTGATGGATCTCAGCTTCTCCACCCAGGCACTGCTGATCGAGTATCTTGCGGCCAACGCTGCCCGTCTCACCCCTGCCGTGCATCCGGTGCCGCGATCGATCGAAGATCAGGTCGCCGAGCAGAAGCTCCGTTCGATGGGACACCTGATCGAAGGACTCAGCGAAGCGCAACACGCCTACCTCAACAGCTGGCAGACCGGCACCTGA
- a CDS encoding VOC family protein: MPNRWASITVDCADPDRLAAFWGTLLDLPADPDPLPGWAGLARDRPPLPRINFQPVTEPKRAKVRIHLDVAVDDIDRGIAQVLELGGAATGERHDYDEGVVVVMADPEGNEFCLVEYY; the protein is encoded by the coding sequence ATGCCCAATCGCTGGGCCTCGATAACCGTCGACTGCGCCGATCCGGATCGCCTCGCAGCATTCTGGGGCACCCTGCTGGATCTGCCGGCCGATCCCGATCCGCTCCCCGGCTGGGCCGGACTGGCCCGGGATCGGCCTCCGCTGCCCCGGATCAATTTCCAGCCGGTGACCGAGCCCAAACGGGCCAAGGTCCGGATCCACCTGGACGTCGCCGTCGACGACATCGACCGCGGCATCGCCCAGGTGCTGGAACTCGGCGGTGCCGCCACCGGCGAGCGGCACGACTACGACGAAGGCGTTGTCGTCGTGATGGCAGATCCGGAGGGCAACGAGTTCTGCCTGGTCGAGTACTACTGA